The following proteins come from a genomic window of Gordonia westfalica:
- the nadC gene encoding carboxylating nicotinate-nucleotide diphosphorylase — MSDGFIGQAAAGGALELVVDDEIRALIRTALDEDLRYGPDVTTTSTVPAGAVVDAAIVSRAHGVIAGVPLVIAVFDEVIGEGNFEVTDVVADGSGVEPGDTVLRVHAPTAALLTAERTALNLICHLSGIATATRAWVDAVAGTSARIRDSRKTLPGMRALQKYAVRAGGGVNHRMGLGDAALIKDNHVVAAGSVAAALEAVRAAAPGLPVEVEVDSLAQLDEVLPLEPQLVLLDNFEPWETQMAVQRRNTRSPQTKLESSGGLTLDVAEDYARTGVDYLAVGALTHSVTVLDLGLDIPAP, encoded by the coding sequence GTGAGTGACGGTTTCATCGGCCAGGCCGCGGCCGGCGGCGCGCTGGAACTGGTCGTCGACGACGAGATCCGTGCCCTCATCCGCACCGCGCTCGACGAAGACCTGCGGTACGGACCCGACGTCACCACCACTTCGACCGTCCCGGCCGGCGCTGTCGTCGACGCGGCGATCGTCAGTCGTGCACATGGCGTGATCGCCGGTGTGCCTCTGGTGATCGCGGTGTTCGACGAGGTCATCGGAGAGGGCAACTTCGAGGTGACGGACGTCGTCGCCGACGGCAGCGGGGTCGAACCCGGCGACACCGTCCTGCGCGTCCACGCTCCGACGGCCGCGCTGCTGACGGCGGAACGTACCGCGCTGAACCTGATCTGCCATCTGTCCGGTATCGCCACCGCGACCCGCGCATGGGTCGATGCGGTTGCCGGGACGTCGGCCCGGATCCGTGACTCGCGCAAGACGCTGCCGGGTATGCGCGCACTGCAGAAGTACGCGGTGCGCGCGGGTGGGGGAGTCAACCACCGTATGGGTCTCGGGGATGCCGCCCTGATCAAGGACAACCACGTCGTCGCCGCCGGTTCGGTCGCAGCTGCGCTGGAGGCTGTCCGCGCGGCGGCTCCCGGTCTGCCCGTCGAGGTCGAGGTCGACTCGCTTGCTCAGCTCGACGAGGTCCTGCCCCTCGAGCCGCAGTTGGTACTGCTCGACAACTTCGAGCCGTGGGAAACCCAGATGGCCGTGCAGCGACGCAACACTCGCTCGCCGCAGACCAAGCTGGAGAGCTCCGGCGGCCTGACCCTCGACGTCGCCGAGGATTACGCCCGTACGGGCGTCGACTACTTGGCCGTCGGTGCGCTGACGCACTCTGTCACCGTGCTCGACCTGGGTTTGGACATACCCGCGCCGTAG
- the nadA gene encoding quinolinate synthase NadA, which translates to MSITSDRPAAVTAPGLLDAEWFDAPGGYTGVEPTQEWADEVRRLARARNATLLAHNYQLPAIQDVADHVGDSLALSRIAAEVDSDEIIFCGVHFMAETAKILSPEKCVLIPDGRAGCSLADSITADELRAWKAEFPDALVVSYVNTTAEVKGLTDICCTSSNAVDVVASIDPDRDVLFLPDQFLGAHVKRETGRDNIHIWAGECHVHAGINGDELADQAASHPDADLFIHPECGCATSALYLAGEGAVPEDRVKILSTGGMLDAARETGAKQVLVATEIGMLHQLRKAAPGVDFQAVNDRASCPYMKMITPAALLRCLREGRDEVFVDLDVAEKARKSVERMISIGNPGSGE; encoded by the coding sequence ATGAGCATCACCAGTGATCGCCCGGCGGCCGTGACCGCGCCTGGGCTCCTCGATGCCGAATGGTTCGACGCACCTGGTGGCTACACCGGTGTCGAACCGACCCAGGAGTGGGCAGACGAGGTCCGACGCCTCGCCCGTGCCCGCAACGCGACCCTGCTCGCGCACAACTACCAGCTTCCCGCCATCCAGGACGTCGCCGACCACGTGGGCGACTCGCTGGCCCTGTCGCGTATCGCTGCCGAGGTCGACTCCGACGAGATCATCTTCTGCGGCGTCCACTTCATGGCGGAGACCGCCAAGATCCTCAGCCCCGAGAAGTGCGTCCTCATCCCGGACGGGCGCGCCGGCTGCTCCCTGGCCGATTCGATCACCGCCGACGAACTGCGTGCCTGGAAGGCCGAGTTCCCGGACGCGCTCGTGGTGTCGTACGTGAACACCACCGCCGAGGTGAAGGGTCTGACCGACATCTGCTGCACCTCGTCGAACGCCGTCGACGTCGTCGCGTCGATCGACCCGGACCGCGACGTGCTGTTCCTCCCGGACCAGTTCCTCGGTGCGCACGTCAAGCGGGAGACCGGCCGCGACAACATCCACATCTGGGCGGGCGAGTGCCACGTGCACGCCGGCATCAACGGTGACGAGCTGGCCGACCAGGCCGCGTCGCACCCCGATGCCGACCTGTTCATCCACCCCGAATGCGGCTGCGCCACCTCGGCTCTCTACCTGGCGGGCGAGGGTGCCGTGCCCGAGGATCGCGTCAAGATCCTCTCGACCGGCGGCATGCTCGACGCTGCTCGTGAGACCGGCGCCAAGCAGGTTCTCGTCGCCACCGAGATCGGCATGCTGCACCAGTTGCGCAAGGCCGCGCCCGGTGTCGACTTCCAGGCCGTGAACGACCGCGCGTCGTGCCCCTACATGAAGATGATCACCCCGGCCGCGCTGCTGCGCTGCCTGCGTGAGGGTCGCGACGAGGTGTTCGTCGACCTCGATGTCGCGGAGAAGGCCCGCAAGAGCGTCGAGCGGATGATCTCGATCGGTAACCCGGGTTCGGGCGAGTGA
- a CDS encoding DUF1990 family protein, whose amino-acid sequence MTPQPSDLTYAEVGATAGELPAGYHHLRRSRVIGAGEECFTTAAHRILNWDMHRRAGIGIDSSTPPAAVGAAVTMRLGLGPVVISAACRVIEVIDSGSIDAGTENGFAYGTLPGHPEIGEERFWVQRLPDDSVVAHIVAFSRPGRWFTRIGGPIGRIAQSRITERYLDALMCA is encoded by the coding sequence GTGACCCCGCAGCCGTCGGACCTCACCTACGCGGAGGTCGGAGCGACCGCCGGAGAGTTGCCGGCGGGCTATCACCATCTGCGCCGCTCGCGCGTGATCGGCGCCGGGGAGGAATGCTTCACCACTGCCGCGCATCGAATCCTGAACTGGGACATGCATCGTCGTGCCGGGATCGGCATCGATTCCTCGACGCCGCCGGCAGCGGTCGGCGCCGCGGTGACCATGCGTCTGGGGCTGGGCCCGGTGGTGATCTCGGCCGCCTGCCGTGTCATCGAGGTGATCGATTCGGGGTCGATCGACGCGGGGACCGAAAACGGCTTCGCCTATGGCACCCTGCCGGGGCATCCCGAGATCGGGGAGGAGCGTTTCTGGGTCCAGCGACTTCCCGACGATTCCGTGGTCGCCCACATCGTGGCGTTCTCCCGTCCGGGTCGCTGGTTCACGCGGATCGGTGGCCCGATCGGACGGATCGCACAGTCGAGGATCACCGAGCGGTACCTCGACGCCCTGATGTGCGCCTGA
- a CDS encoding helix-turn-helix transcriptional regulator: protein MVRNPLTPEQIAAGRRLGARLRELRGARALAEVAVSAGISPETLRKIETGRMPTPAFATIAALARSLNTSLDDLALVFDQTGLDETVLGGEVARAG, encoded by the coding sequence ATGGTCCGCAACCCGTTGACCCCGGAACAGATCGCCGCCGGCCGCCGTCTGGGCGCCCGACTCCGCGAACTCCGCGGCGCCCGCGCCCTCGCCGAGGTCGCGGTCAGCGCCGGCATCTCCCCGGAGACGCTGCGCAAGATCGAGACGGGCCGCATGCCGACTCCCGCGTTCGCCACGATCGCCGCGCTCGCGCGTTCGCTGAACACCTCGCTCGACGACCTGGCTCTGGTTTTCGACCAGACCGGCCTCGACGAGACGGTTCTCGGCGGCGAGGTGGCGCGCGCCGGGTGA
- the map gene encoding type I methionyl aminopeptidase produces the protein MVELKSPSEVDAMGVTGAFIADLLADLAERADVGVNLLDLEQRARDLIAERGAESCYWDYSPSFGRGPFRNVICLSVNDAVLHGLPHDYALADGDLLSMDIAVSIDGWVADSARSVIVGTPRPEDQRLVQATEEALQAAIDAARPDARLGDISAAIQAVAKSYGYRVNTEFGGHGLGRTMHEDPHVANVGKAGRGMKLRPGLTLALEPWFTLGTERIKFDADGWTIRSFDGSRGAHSEHTIAVTDGAARVLTSPVR, from the coding sequence ATGGTCGAGCTGAAGTCGCCGTCCGAGGTCGACGCCATGGGGGTGACCGGGGCATTCATCGCGGATCTGCTCGCCGACCTCGCCGAACGGGCCGACGTGGGGGTCAACCTCCTCGACCTCGAACAGCGCGCCCGAGACCTCATCGCCGAGCGCGGTGCGGAATCCTGCTACTGGGACTACTCCCCGTCGTTCGGCCGCGGGCCCTTCCGCAACGTCATCTGCCTGTCGGTGAACGACGCCGTGCTCCACGGGCTCCCCCACGACTACGCCCTGGCCGACGGGGACCTGTTGTCCATGGACATCGCGGTCTCGATCGACGGCTGGGTCGCCGACTCGGCCCGCAGCGTCATCGTCGGCACCCCTCGCCCCGAGGACCAGCGCCTGGTCCAGGCAACCGAGGAAGCGCTGCAGGCGGCCATCGACGCAGCCCGCCCCGACGCCCGGCTCGGCGACATCTCCGCCGCGATCCAGGCCGTCGCCAAGTCCTACGGCTACCGCGTCAACACGGAGTTCGGCGGGCACGGCCTCGGCCGCACGATGCACGAGGACCCGCATGTGGCGAACGTCGGCAAGGCCGGTCGCGGCATGAAGCTCCGGCCCGGGCTGACGCTCGCGCTCGAGCCCTGGTTCACGCTCGGCACCGAGCGCATCAAATTCGACGCCGACGGTTGGACGATCCGGTCGTTCGACGGCTCCCGCGGCGCCCACAGCGAACACACGATCGCGGTCACCGACGGCGCGGCGCGCGTACTGACGTCTCCGGTTCGCTAG
- a CDS encoding NUDIX hydrolase has translation MPAAGSDPSSSGVLRVEVLSVVFQVRTPSSADDTDVHPSLCVLLSRTHSGAEPGLWSLPGGDVAGDETLSVTARRLVADTMDVRDIAHLEQLSVFSDPARVPGIRTIASTYMGLIRSDSPLALPEGAAWFAVDALPPTAFDHAEIIDTARHRLAAKLSYTNIAFALAPKQFPMSELSEIYCAALGYPVDTTNLLRILSRRAVVVSTGTVGKTGRSGGRPPALYAFADNGLRVTDEFATLRPPM, from the coding sequence ATGCCAGCCGCCGGGTCCGACCCTTCCAGCTCCGGCGTGCTGCGGGTCGAGGTCCTCAGCGTCGTCTTCCAGGTCCGCACTCCGTCTTCCGCCGACGACACCGACGTCCACCCCTCGCTCTGCGTGTTGCTCTCCCGTACCCACTCCGGCGCCGAACCCGGCCTGTGGTCGCTACCGGGAGGCGATGTCGCCGGCGACGAGACGTTGTCGGTCACCGCGCGACGACTCGTCGCCGACACCATGGATGTGCGCGACATCGCTCACCTCGAGCAGCTGTCGGTCTTCTCCGATCCCGCACGTGTTCCCGGCATCCGGACGATCGCGTCGACGTACATGGGCCTCATCCGATCGGACAGTCCGCTGGCGCTGCCCGAGGGGGCGGCGTGGTTCGCGGTGGACGCGCTCCCCCCGACGGCCTTCGACCACGCCGAGATCATCGACACCGCCCGACACCGGCTCGCCGCGAAACTCTCCTACACCAACATCGCCTTCGCGCTGGCACCGAAACAGTTCCCGATGTCGGAACTGTCGGAGATCTATTGTGCCGCTCTCGGTTACCCGGTGGACACGACGAACCTGCTCCGCATCCTGAGTCGACGCGCCGTGGTGGTGTCCACCGGAACCGTCGGCAAGACCGGCCGGTCCGGCGGGCGGCCGCCGGCGCTCTATGCCTTCGCCGACAACGGGTTACGCGTCACGGATGAGTTCGCGACGCTGCGTCCACCGATGTGA
- a CDS encoding DUF2567 domain-containing protein produces the protein MPGRRPARSVATLLTVTAAVLVLGAVAGAIWAVVTPPTTGVVFKGLTRENIPTEFDGVGAFALIMFAYGGIAALVAWAAARPWRGVTGFLVPAVGTVAGSAIGAQLGMWLAGLRFDDDIAGLPLDSVYRVVPDLWLDGGTRAGHSAPWTLLICAPFAFAIIYLVCVLSSRTADLGVGDLDDDHLAGGPDASDLTSVDAASRTHP, from the coding sequence GTGCCCGGGCGACGACCCGCCCGGTCGGTCGCGACCCTGCTCACCGTGACCGCGGCGGTGCTCGTGCTCGGCGCGGTCGCCGGTGCGATCTGGGCAGTGGTGACACCCCCCACGACCGGCGTCGTGTTCAAGGGGCTGACCCGTGAGAACATCCCGACCGAGTTCGACGGCGTCGGCGCCTTCGCGCTGATCATGTTCGCCTACGGCGGCATCGCCGCACTCGTCGCCTGGGCAGCGGCGCGGCCGTGGCGCGGCGTCACCGGATTCCTGGTGCCCGCGGTCGGTACCGTGGCCGGTTCCGCGATCGGCGCCCAGCTCGGAATGTGGTTGGCAGGGCTGAGATTCGACGACGACATCGCCGGCCTGCCGCTCGATTCGGTGTACCGCGTGGTGCCCGACCTCTGGCTCGACGGCGGTACGCGCGCCGGGCACAGTGCACCCTGGACGTTGCTCATCTGCGCGCCGTTCGCCTTCGCGATCATCTATCTGGTCTGCGTGTTGTCCTCACGCACAGCCGACCTCGGCGTCGGCGACCTCGACGACGATCACCTCGCCGGGGGACCGGACGCGTCCGACCTCACATCGGTGGACGCAGCGTCGCGAACTCATCCGTGA
- the bioB gene encoding biotin synthase BioB produces the protein MTQATVDTARDAQTSDDILAIAREQVLERGEPLDRDQVLAVLRLDDDRLTELLQLAHDVRMKWCGPEVEVEGIISLKTGGCPEDCHFCSQSGLFASPVRSAWIDIPSLVEAAKQTAKTGATEFCIVAAVRGPDKRLLSQVAAGIEAIRNEVDIQIACSLGMLTQEQVDQLRDMGVHRYNHNLETARSHFPNVVTTHTWEERWDTLRMVREAGMEVCCGGILGMGESLEQRAEFAADLAALEPDEVPLNFLNPRPGTPFGDLDVLPASEALKSVAAFRLALPRTILRFAGGREITLGDLGAKQGILGGINAVIVGNYLTTLGRPAEDDLDLLSDLSMPIKSLNDTI, from the coding sequence GTGACACAGGCAACCGTCGACACCGCCCGCGACGCACAGACGTCCGACGACATCCTCGCCATCGCCCGCGAACAGGTGCTCGAGCGCGGTGAACCGCTCGACCGCGACCAGGTCCTGGCCGTGCTGCGTCTGGACGACGATCGCCTGACCGAACTGCTGCAGCTCGCCCACGACGTGCGCATGAAGTGGTGCGGCCCGGAGGTCGAGGTCGAGGGCATCATCTCGCTGAAGACCGGTGGCTGCCCCGAGGACTGCCACTTCTGCTCGCAGTCGGGGCTTTTCGCCTCGCCGGTGCGCAGCGCCTGGATCGACATCCCGTCGCTGGTGGAGGCTGCCAAGCAGACCGCCAAGACGGGTGCGACAGAGTTCTGCATCGTGGCCGCCGTCCGTGGACCCGACAAGCGTCTGCTGAGCCAGGTCGCGGCCGGCATCGAGGCCATCCGCAACGAGGTCGACATCCAGATCGCCTGCAGCCTCGGCATGCTCACCCAGGAGCAGGTCGACCAGCTCCGCGACATGGGTGTGCACCGCTACAACCACAACCTCGAGACCGCGCGCAGCCACTTCCCGAACGTCGTCACCACCCACACGTGGGAGGAGCGGTGGGACACCCTGCGCATGGTCCGCGAAGCCGGCATGGAGGTGTGCTGCGGCGGCATCCTCGGCATGGGGGAGAGCCTCGAGCAGCGCGCCGAGTTCGCCGCCGATCTGGCCGCACTCGAGCCCGACGAGGTGCCGCTGAACTTCCTCAACCCGCGTCCCGGTACGCCCTTCGGCGATCTCGACGTGCTGCCCGCGTCCGAGGCGCTCAAGTCGGTGGCCGCCTTCCGTCTCGCCCTGCCGCGCACCATCCTGCGGTTCGCCGGCGGCCGTGAGATCACTCTGGGCGACCTCGGCGCCAAGCAGGGCATCCTCGGCGGCATCAACGCGGTCATCGTCGGCAACTACCTGACGACTCTCGGCCGGCCCGCCGAGGACGACCTCGACCTGCTCAGCGACCTGTCGATGCCGATCAAGTCGCTGAACGACACGATCTGA
- the bioD gene encoding ATP-dependent dethiobiotin synthetase BioD has translation MRGAQATSHEGPATGPPRAATVAVCKPVQTGVAPTEPGDLAEVARLVGDVTTVESYRYPEPLAPDTAARRAGMPLADPAVIVRTVDDLAATHDLTLVEGAGGVLVRLGESATILDIAAETLAPGTDDGVVIVVAPGLGALNHAELTVNAVRARGLRPAGLVIGWWPPDPDLAMRCNRSDLPRITGVPVIGVLPAGAAALGPEEFRRVAPTWFDPEWLAGSSTSRPASLARTP, from the coding sequence GTGCGAGGAGCGCAAGCGACGAGCCACGAAGGGCCGGCGACCGGACCGCCCCGCGCAGCCACCGTCGCCGTCTGCAAACCCGTCCAAACCGGTGTCGCACCAACCGAACCCGGCGACCTCGCCGAAGTCGCGCGCCTCGTCGGCGACGTGACGACGGTCGAGTCCTACCGTTATCCCGAACCGCTCGCCCCGGACACCGCGGCTCGGCGCGCGGGTATGCCGCTCGCCGATCCCGCGGTCATCGTGCGCACGGTCGACGACCTCGCGGCCACGCATGATCTCACCCTCGTCGAAGGCGCCGGCGGTGTTCTGGTGCGGCTGGGGGAGTCCGCCACCATCCTCGACATCGCCGCCGAGACCCTGGCGCCCGGGACGGACGACGGCGTCGTCATCGTCGTGGCTCCCGGCCTCGGTGCCCTCAACCACGCCGAGCTGACCGTGAACGCGGTTCGCGCGCGCGGACTCCGTCCTGCCGGACTCGTGATCGGGTGGTGGCCGCCGGACCCCGACCTCGCCATGCGCTGCAACCGCTCCGACCTGCCGCGGATCACCGGCGTCCCGGTGATCGGGGTGTTGCCCGCGGGGGCCGCCGCCCTCGGCCCCGAGGAGTTCCGCCGGGTCGCACCGACGTGGTTCGACCCCGAGTGGCTCGCCGGCTCATCGACCAGTCGCCCGGCATCGCTCGCCCGGACCCCGTAG
- a CDS encoding 8-amino-7-oxononanoate synthase has protein sequence MTITSGQPAAGHDITSGEVGLGWLARAARDRAEAGLHRDPHVRRVGVDAINLGSNDYLGLSTHPDVVAGAQAAAAQWGGGSTASRLVVGTTQAHVDLENELADFLGFPAALAFSSGYLANVGAVTALAGRGDLIVSDTGSHASLIDGCRLSRARVVVVDRGDHDAVRAALAERTEERALVVTDSVYSIDGEPAPVADLYAAARAHGATLLVDEAHAVGVRGPGGRGLVAEQGLSGAPDLVVTTVLSKSFGSQGGVVLGPEILRSHLIDCARPMIFDTGLNPAAVGAARAALRILRADPALPDRLRDNARHLARACGADEPAAAVISIIVGDPQQAVDAAAACRDRGVLVGCFRPPSVPPGTSRLRITVRADLDAATLDHVAEVVDAALREVGAR, from the coding sequence ATGACCATCACCTCGGGACAGCCGGCCGCCGGTCACGACATCACCTCGGGTGAGGTCGGACTCGGTTGGCTCGCCCGGGCCGCCCGCGACCGCGCCGAGGCCGGGCTGCACCGCGACCCGCACGTGCGTCGCGTCGGTGTCGATGCGATCAATCTCGGATCGAATGACTACCTCGGGCTGTCGACGCACCCCGACGTCGTCGCCGGTGCGCAGGCCGCGGCCGCGCAGTGGGGCGGCGGCTCGACGGCGTCGAGGCTGGTCGTGGGCACCACGCAGGCGCATGTCGACCTGGAGAACGAACTCGCCGACTTCCTGGGTTTCCCTGCCGCGCTGGCCTTCTCCTCTGGCTACCTCGCCAACGTCGGTGCGGTCACCGCGCTCGCCGGTCGCGGCGACCTGATCGTGAGCGACACCGGAAGTCATGCATCGCTGATCGACGGGTGCCGCCTGTCCCGGGCTCGTGTGGTCGTCGTCGACCGCGGCGATCACGACGCCGTCCGCGCGGCACTGGCCGAACGCACCGAGGAGCGTGCTCTGGTCGTCACCGACTCGGTGTACAGCATCGACGGCGAACCGGCCCCGGTCGCCGACCTGTACGCGGCTGCTCGCGCACACGGTGCGACGCTGCTCGTCGACGAGGCCCACGCCGTCGGCGTCCGTGGTCCCGGTGGGCGCGGACTGGTTGCCGAACAAGGACTTTCCGGTGCCCCGGACCTCGTGGTCACCACGGTCCTGTCCAAGTCGTTCGGATCGCAGGGCGGAGTTGTCCTCGGGCCGGAGATCCTGCGGTCGCATCTGATCGACTGCGCGCGGCCCATGATCTTCGACACCGGACTCAATCCGGCGGCGGTCGGCGCGGCGCGGGCCGCCCTGCGAATCCTGCGGGCCGACCCTGCGCTGCCGGACCGGTTGCGGGACAACGCTCGCCACCTCGCCCGCGCTTGCGGCGCCGATGAGCCCGCCGCCGCGGTGATCTCGATCATCGTCGGCGACCCGCAACAGGCCGTCGACGCGGCCGCGGCCTGTCGTGACCGGGGCGTCCTCGTCGGTTGCTTCCGCCCGCCGTCGGTCCCGCCGGGCACGTCCCGTCTGCGCATCACCGTGCGCGCCGACCTCGACGCCGCGACCCTCGACCACGTCGCCGAGGTCGTCGACGCCGCGCTGCGTGAGGTGGGTGCACGATGA
- a CDS encoding adenosylmethionine--8-amino-7-oxononanoate transaminase encodes MDQAEISRVDAEHIWHPYGALPATTEPLVVSSASGVHLELADGRSVVDGMSSWWAAIHGYRHPRLDAAAAVQMGRMSHVMFGGLTHEPAARLAQLLVELTPEPLQKVFFCDSGSVSVEVAVKMALQYWRSRGQSRRTRLLTWRGGYHGDTFTPMSVCDPDGGMHSMWSTVLAQQVFVDAPPADYRPEYVATLETAVREHRDELAAVIVEPVVQGAGGMRFHDPAYLSALRDICDRHGVLLIFDEIATGFGRTGTLFAADAAQVAPDIMCVGKALTGGYMTLAATLCTSHLAEVISAGEAGGLAHGPTFMANPLACAVAVAAIELLLETPWAARVAEIGKGLADGLAPLRDLDGVVDVRVHGAIGVVELDRPVDMSAATAAAIAAGAWLRPFRNLVYTMPPFICTPDDVATIVRGISAAVRATLSETSSATAELVGARS; translated from the coding sequence GTGGACCAGGCCGAGATCAGCCGTGTCGACGCCGAGCACATCTGGCATCCGTACGGGGCGTTGCCCGCGACGACCGAGCCGCTGGTGGTGTCGTCGGCGTCGGGGGTTCACCTCGAACTCGCCGACGGACGGTCGGTGGTCGACGGGATGAGTTCGTGGTGGGCGGCGATCCACGGTTACCGGCACCCGCGCCTCGACGCCGCGGCCGCGGTTCAGATGGGGCGCATGTCGCACGTCATGTTCGGCGGCCTCACCCACGAACCCGCAGCCCGGCTCGCGCAGCTCCTGGTCGAGCTGACCCCCGAACCGCTGCAGAAGGTGTTCTTCTGCGACTCGGGTTCGGTCTCGGTGGAGGTCGCGGTCAAGATGGCGTTGCAGTACTGGCGCAGCCGCGGACAGTCGCGGCGCACCCGGCTGCTGACCTGGCGGGGCGGCTACCACGGCGACACCTTCACGCCGATGAGTGTCTGCGACCCCGACGGCGGCATGCACTCGATGTGGTCGACCGTCCTCGCGCAGCAGGTGTTCGTCGACGCTCCGCCCGCCGACTATCGACCGGAGTACGTGGCCACGCTGGAGACGGCGGTCCGTGAGCACCGCGACGAGCTCGCGGCCGTCATCGTCGAACCGGTCGTCCAGGGCGCCGGCGGTATGCGCTTCCACGATCCCGCATATCTGTCCGCCCTGCGCGACATCTGCGACCGCCACGGCGTCCTGCTGATCTTCGACGAGATCGCCACCGGCTTCGGCCGTACCGGAACGCTCTTCGCCGCCGACGCCGCGCAGGTCGCCCCCGACATCATGTGCGTCGGCAAGGCGCTGACCGGCGGCTACATGACCCTCGCTGCCACGCTGTGCACCTCCCACCTCGCCGAGGTCATCAGCGCCGGCGAGGCCGGCGGTCTCGCCCACGGCCCGACCTTCATGGCCAACCCGCTCGCCTGCGCGGTGGCCGTCGCCGCAATCGAGTTGCTGCTGGAGACGCCCTGGGCCGCACGTGTGGCGGAGATCGGGAAGGGTCTCGCCGACGGCCTGGCGCCGCTGCGGGACCTCGACGGCGTCGTCGATGTCCGGGTACACGGCGCGATCGGGGTCGTCGAGCTCGACCGCCCCGTCGACATGTCTGCGGCGACCGCGGCCGCGATCGCCGCCGGGGCGTGGCTGCGGCCCTTCCGCAATCTCGTCTACACGATGCCGCCGTTCATCTGCACGCCCGACGACGTGGCGACCATCGTGCGCGGGATCTCCGCGGCGGTGCGGGCCACGCTGAGTGAAACATCTTCTGCAACTGCCGAACTCGTGGGGGCGCGGTCATGA
- a CDS encoding TetR family transcriptional regulator encodes MSNSRTDVLRAARDILREHSLADLSMRRLATELGVRPNALYWHFPNKQTLLAALADDILGAVVIPASDLAWDERLQLLATGMRAALLDVPDSAEVVSSSWASGLSTKAITADIVAAAHAGSLSLRDAEAVSTAVCQLVIGLTIEEQTRAQMERLGVTGPSGRNFDGEFVDGLTIILDGARTRAGD; translated from the coding sequence GTGAGCAACAGCCGCACCGACGTCCTCCGCGCTGCCCGCGACATCCTGCGCGAGCACAGCCTGGCCGACCTGTCGATGCGCCGGCTCGCCACCGAGCTCGGGGTGCGTCCCAACGCCCTGTACTGGCATTTCCCCAACAAACAGACCCTGCTGGCGGCACTCGCCGACGACATCCTCGGCGCGGTCGTGATCCCCGCCTCCGACCTGGCGTGGGACGAACGACTGCAGCTGCTCGCCACCGGGATGCGCGCCGCCCTGCTCGACGTGCCCGACAGCGCCGAGGTCGTGTCGTCGAGCTGGGCCAGCGGCCTGTCCACCAAGGCCATCACCGCCGACATCGTCGCGGCTGCGCATGCCGGCAGCCTGTCCCTGCGCGACGCGGAGGCCGTCAGCACCGCCGTGTGCCAGCTCGTCATCGGCCTGACCATCGAGGAACAGACGCGTGCACAGATGGAGCGCCTCGGCGTCACCGGGCCGTCGGGACGGAACTTCGACGGCGAGTTCGTGGACGGGCTGACGATCATCCTCGACGGGGCCCGCACCCGGGCCGGTGACTAG